The nucleotide window TATGAGAATACAATGCCAACCATTTTGCAGAATAAGAATGAAAACAGCAATTTCTTTTTTAAGAAATGACTAGGTTGCAACATCTTGCATACCTTGATAAAGTATGCATACCATGTAAACCTGATCATCACTGTTGATCCTACTCATACCCTTCATCTTATAAATTTAAATGTAGATTCTACCTTTATATTCTACAAACATGTAAGCTATCTATTATAATAAACTAtcatttgtcataatttaaagcaAGCATTGGCACCATTTATACCCATAGTGTCCTTCAAagcttaaaaatttatatttctgATACTAAAAGTTTCAATTAAGCATAACAAGTTTTAGCACTTAAAAATTTGTACTGTCCTCATAGAAGCTGCACATTTCTGCATCCAGTGCACAAGGCTCCCACCAATGCGGGATCAGAGGAGGGAGGGTCAATGTACGTAACTTTACCTTTAAATATCTAAAGAGACTTCTTTCCGTGATTCGAACCCTGATCTCCTAGGTCGCAAATGAGCAACTTTACAGTTGTACCAAGGCTTGCCCTCCTAAATTTTTGCACACCTTATCGTTGGACATTTCTGCACTATTCTCCTAAATTTCCAAGTTTCACTGAGTAGCAATGAAATCCTTCAAATTTGACATTCCAAATAACCTTCCCAAGTTTTAGCATAACATCTAAGAAAACTAAAGAAATGCAGATCTATGACATCAACAACGTCAAAAAACATTGCATGAACACAATTTATAATATCTTTGTTTCTTAAAAGATGGGAATCCACATTACAAGGGCAAACAATCATGTCCATCTAGAAGAGAAATGATAAGTCGAGCAGCAAAATTAGCATACAATGAGGTTTAAATGCTTCAATTCATCTCAAGCTCAAATCAATAGGGAGACAACATTCCAACATGAGACTCACAGGCGTCTTAATAACTAGGGCATCGGCCAGCTCATCCCCGGTGATCCGACGCCCATCGGGGGCCGGGAGCCGGTGGTATTCATCTGTAGCAAAAAACGGTAGCGTTGCATAGGGGAACGGAAGGTACCGCTTCGGCAGCTGCGGCGTGCGGCTTCCAGCTGCTCGGCCGGCAGACATCGACCTCCCAGCACAAAACAAACCAAATCACAAAAGGAACCCCCGGTCGTCCTCCAAGAAAGAATCCGAGGCCAAACCCTGGTTCTTGGCCCGATTCCAGCGGCGGAAGAAGCGGGAAGAAGGGGATCCGACGGCGCCCAAGGTGGTGGCGGGGGATGGCTGATAGGTATGGGGCGGATCGGGGTCTGGGATCcgtggacgaggaggaggagggagagggagatGAGGTCGTGTGTAGGTTAGAAAGCGCGGGAGGGAATAATAGAGTTCAGACTTGGTTCGGAAATGAAGCGGAGGCGTCACTCCGGCcccatttaaataattatttaactAGATAattcattaaatatattaaaattttgttcGTACACCACCGTTAGCATCGCACGGTCGTCGGATGAGAGGCAGCGTTCATGGACGGTCACGTTATACACCTATACACAGCTGTTCGGCTGTTGGAACGACCAGAGAACAGGGAAGGAAGTCTTTGGGACAGTTGTCTAAAGCGTAGAAGGTAGCCGTTGGATTCAGCGACGTGCGCCAAATCCCCGCGAGTTCTCTTTTTCTAGGCATACGTCTGACTTGTATGTGTTTTACGGCGATAATACCAAAGTATTGGGGTATAAACCGCAATTTCCATTAATACTTTAATAGTTGTTGGTTACTTTTCCACTGACTTCAACATGGAGAATTGTAGATAGGATTATTCAGCCATATAAACACATACACAATTCAGCTAGATAAAGTATCATAATAGTCCTTGCAGTTTGACTCAGATCAAACACATGTATCCAATCCGTATTATTGACCCACATCAACCTAATAGTCCTTCCAATTTGACACAATCAAAAGTCATCTTCTGCTTTGTCTGTAAAGGTACAACaaaacatgtaaaacaaaacgagGATCTCAGCATCAAAAACATATTCCATCAATACGTGGTGAGTTCCATCACGAGACACCATCATACTTGCAATCTACATACACATTACCTTTATGGATTATGTTCTGCACAGCAGTTGATATGACTGTCTTTCTCCAACATATTCTCAAAGAAGAATTAAGTGAAGTTGCAATCTCGATTTGTGAAATCCACTAAACAACCAGAGAGACACTTGCATCATGTACATAGCAAGGCGAGACAAACTACTTAATCAAACAAGCCAGGTCCGGATCATCCATGTCGAGATCCAGCCAACCATACAGCCGCATGTACTCTATATAATGATCCGGTGGTTTTATGGCACGAGGATTTCTTGGGGCGAAAGCATGCAATCTTTTGACATCGCGAGCAAGCCATCTAACAAAGGCTTGGTCTAGTGGAGGCATGACTCTTGCAAAGATCTCATCCTTCCTAGTCTCTTGCTTTGCAGGCTTATTCCCCATGACGCCAGATTATGATTTTTGCTGGAGCAGGAAAAAAAACAAGACATAATAAAATAGGACAAGGACAATTAGATACCATGCTCTATGTAATTAAAATggagagcttgctgaagaagcaaaCAGAAATAGTGAGTGATAAGCATCACATGAAGAATTTTGTTTTTGTGAATAGAAGAATGAGACGACAAAGAAGGCTCGAACATCATAAATAACTAAAAATCTTTGAAGAAATCATTAAAACTAAAACTTTCCTATCACAGAAGCCTGCATACAAAGAAGGCTCGAACATCATAAATAACTAAAAATCTTTGAAGAAATCGTTAAAACTAAAACTTTCCTATCACATAAGCCTGCATGTTGATCTACTATCAGAAACCTACATGTATCACAATCACAATTGGACACTCCCAAAAAAATAAAAGGTGAAGACATGAATGAGGGGGAAAGAAAAAAACAGCCCACCACCAACATTAATTTCTGAAGATAAGGgtgtgttattccataattctttGATCTtaactctcttttgacatattaaTTGGTATTCATACCACCAACTATGAACATTCAATAGGTCATCACTAAACAGGATAGCATAACAAACCATCAATGAAGAATACTCATGTATTAAAACCACAACAAAACCAAAATAGGTACAAGTACTCTTAAATTTAACTCTTGTTGTATCTCATAATCTTTTTAAAGACTACATAATCCATAAACTACAGAGTTTTGACAATTATCCCCAAAGGCTATCCAGAATTTCTAAGTTTATGGAACACCTTGCCAGGTGTCGTGAAACATAGCATTGCCAATTGTATTGGATAGGCATGGGGGGCATGACCCAGCATTGTGTTGACATGACTCTCCACTGAGTTTTTGTATGCTAATACCttaaatttcaataaaaaaacatGATTTATTATGGTCTTGAAATCCAAGGTCCTAATCCAAGTGTGCTGACTGAGACCAACCCAATCGATGTAGTCCAATATCGACTGATCCTAAGACCCATTGACTATTGCCAGAATAAGAAGTACAAGATATACTACCTCATACTTGTTATCACAATAGATTCAGTGAATGACACCACTAACATTTCATAGGCACTAGTGTTCTTTAACCTTATGGCTTATTTCATTAGTTTCTTAATTTTCTTCATCTTTCCTTTTACCTATCACCTGGGTTTATGACTTCTGAAAAGAACCTGTCAACCTTTTCAAAGGTTAAACTACTGCATTAAATCTATCACTAATGCAGTGATCTTAGTTGACAGCATGAATCGGCTAAAGGATTTGtataaagtttcatctattgataCATATGATCCAAGAAAGAATGAATAGAATTCCACAAAGCTAGTATATTCTTGTTGATTTCAAGCCATCTAAGGTCTAAAGAAACGAAGTCAACTTAATAAAGACAAGGTAAGAGGAAATACATGTTTTGCCCACTACCTAGATTTATAAATTCTGAAAGGAACCCGACAACCTTTTCAATGGTCAAACTACTGCATCAAACCTACACCTCCGTTTATCTACATATGTCTACAATAATATATTAATCCTCATATATTAATTCAAGGAGATGCGTGTAAGACTAAGTCATCAACCACACTCTGGTTTTGCTAACATAGAACATGCTTCATAAACATTTGTATCCTGTGTGACACTGTGTAATTGTTAGTTTCCTTTTACATGTTTGAGAAAGGAAGGAGTGCATGGAAAGAACTGTTATTTCATATAAGTTCGATGACAAGTCCATGGTTCATAAAACATCTCAGAGAATAACACGGATGAGTAACAATCATTCGGATAGGCTAACAACTGTGCATACTAACAAAACGAGAATGACTTATTCTTGATGGCAACAGTTCTCTCCTTTTTTACATTTGTTTCAAATTCAAAATGGATGAACATTGCTAGTAATAAATATACTATCTAAGAAGGCTTCTTGGACACTCAATAACTCTTCCTAATGAAACAGTTTATACAGTGTTAGTTCGATTAGTTAATCAAGTTGGGTAGAATTTCAGCACATGGTTCTCCTGTTAGATATTCCACTTATTTGAGAGGTTAACAACTTAATATTGCCTTTGTAAATCTCTTTAGACTTGGCCTTTTGTAATGTGTTATATTCTTTACTTCACTGTTTCAAGAGAGACACTTGGACAATGGGAATAACTTACACACAATCTCTCATCAATCCCTCCATAAATGATCAGTTTTTTCCCAGGTGCAAAATAATCACCTTATTtccttcatcttctttttcttataAGGGGGTCTTCTCTTCTACAAAACAAAGTCATGTACAGAAATATAACTCCTATACCAACACTCTTCTTGACTTTTTTAGCTTTCTGTGTCTCCATctatttttgtttggtataacATAACTTCATTTGAGAACCAGCTGAGAACTTGGGCATCTAAAACCCATTGGCAAGCATGACGCTGAAGGGTTCTAGATCGAGCTCAGGATCGTACCTTGGGAATGCATAGCGTGCCTTCTTAAACTCAAATATCCTTTCTGTCTCCAACTATTACTTAATATGTCTGTCTATTTGTATTTTGTTGTGCATCATCAACACTATTTTTATCAAATGTTCAACGTTTGCCTGTTTCAAGCAGAAAAAATCACGACACATTTTCAAGGTCAGTGAAGACATGTCCACCAATACCTAATCCTtgcaaaatttatatatttagcaTGTCTGAGATGATCAAAGAAGTTGGTAACTCGCTTGCATGGGCACACAGATCAGACTGACATCTCAGCTTAAGGTTGCGAAAACAACAACATCCTCATTACCAACCT belongs to Musa acuminata AAA Group cultivar baxijiao chromosome BXJ3-5, Cavendish_Baxijiao_AAA, whole genome shotgun sequence and includes:
- the LOC135584017 gene encoding uncharacterized protein LOC135584017, which codes for MGNKPAKQETRKDEIFARVMPPLDQAFVRWLARDVKRLHAFAPRNPRAIKPPDHYIEYMRLYGWLDLDMDDPDLACLIK